From the genome of Marasmius oreades isolate 03SP1 chromosome 1, whole genome shotgun sequence:
ATTTATCCACCTGGGGCCCGAAAGCTGTGGTACCATTCCCTGCAGCGTTCTGTGCCGATAATAGTCAGCTAAAACATTCGGCCAACAAAAGCGCTCGGACCTTAATCTCCAACCAGGTACGGTCAACCCATTTCGTATCGCGAGTTACACGATAAACATAAGCAAAGGCTTTGACCCTCGCCTTTATCTCCCTCGCATTGTCCAAGATACCACTGGGACCATCCATATCATATTTGACGGGGTCCAAGTTGAGCCAGCTGGAGGCATTCAAAAAGATGGTCTCGTTCCATCCCTTGAGGTACGGGTCGCTCTTGATCAAGTCGGGAAGTGCATCCCACATATAGGCAGGAGCCATAAGACGAGGTCGATCTGCTCGAACGTTAAGAGGACTGGGATTGGATGGTTTGAAAGGGTCTTCAGGCCATGTGATAGCCTTGTTAGACGACTGTCGGAATGTGGGTTGTGTAAAAACGGCAGTGTTTGTCTATTGTACAGTTGATTGTCACTTCCTGTAGGTCATTTTCATTAACGTAAACGCACCGTAGAAGGGTATATAGGAACCATAAACTCGCTATTGGTAGCAGTAGCATACCGTCCGAGCGCTAATTTTGCGCTTGCAGCTGAGGTAGCGGCATCTTCTGCAGATTTACTCCCAGAATTGTTTGTATTGTGAGATTTGATACCAATGACTATACCGACAATTGCACCGATGACAACGAGTATACCGATGGGTATGCCGAACTTGACCCAGGGATTGGTACCCTTCTTCGAAGGGAGTGGTGTAATGTATCCAGTGGACTGGCTATAGTAGGGATCTCCAGACCCGTAAGGATTGGTGCCAGAGTCGGGGTTGTTGTACCCAGTTGAAGAGTAATTTGGGTGAGAGGGAGTGGAGTGATTGGGATTGAGAGTGTCATAGCTAGCCATCCTGTGGGCTAGAGGAACCTAACGAAGGAAaagttgaaggaatggtGTGCACTCAACGGAGCGAAAATTGTGATGGCGGTAGTGAAGGAAGATAGAATGTTTCACACTCAGCCACAGACGGCGGACGGCATCACCTCCGCAAACGGAAGGAAATTCTCATCCCTTCAATGTCAAGCTTGTATATTATTGTTTGTAACGTAACCGATGTACAACTCTAATCTCGCACAAAAACAGCAGCAGCTCCCATCCCCGTACCAATACACATGGACGTTACCAGGATCTTTCAGTCAGAGTAAGGGTGTGATTAACACATGAAACAAATGCTGCCAGCGCACCTTTCCTTGCCTCCGATGAAGTTCATTCAGTCCGGTTGCCACTTGTCGGGCACCTGTACATCCAAGTGGATGTCCGAGGGCACAGGCGCCACCATTGACGTTCACCTTGACAAGTAATCTAAGTATCACTGGCCCTAGAACAGCTCATACAGTGACTTCACCTTTTCACTGGGATGGAATTGGTGACTATTTCCAGACGAGGAAAAGTAGGACTCACATCGGAAGACCTAATCTCTTTATCGTATAAACGCATTGAGATGCGAACGCCTCATTCACCTGATATAGTATGTCAGTTTCACAGACAGACCTCGAATCGCTGGCGTACTTCAAAAAGGTCAACATCCTCCTGAGTAATGCCAACATTCTTCAATACCATTGGGATTGCATACACTAAAAGGGGAAGACAATTGAGTCTGATCCTCGTAGAAAGCTAGCAGGGACGTTACCTGGACCAATACCCATGATCCTGGGTGGACATCCTACAATTGAAAGCTCACAACGAGGTTGACCGACAGAAAACAGAGAACGCTCATACCTACAACAGCAGTCGAAACGTGTTTTCCAAGGACGTTGAGCCCAAGCTCCTCTGCTTTTCTCCGGGTCATCAACAGTACAGCAGCAGCCCCGTCAGTGACTTGACTAGCATTTCCACCTGTCGTTGTCCCATTTCCCCACTGCGGGAAGGCTGATCTGATCTTGGATAATGTTTCTTTGGTCGTCCCATAACGAATACCGTCGTCCTTACTAACGACCACTTTCCGTTTTTCTCCGGTAGCAGAATCTTTTTGGAACACTGTGAAAGGGACGATTTCGTTCTTGAAATAACCGGATTTATCTGCGTGTTCCGCGCGTTGATGCGACCTGGCCGCAAATTCGTCTTGCTCTTCTCTGGTGATGTTGAAGTCTGAAGCTACATTTTCGCTGGTCCATCCCATAGACTTGGGACAGTCTGCGGCAGCGGCGTTACACGAGATGAGCTCACTCTGAGCCGGGCCACCTTTATCCGGGCTGAATAGGAGGATAGATTAAGGAAGATACGTGGTACGGAAAGAGGGCGAGAGTTACGCACTTTTCGGACATGCTTTCGATGCCAAGAGCGAGGCCTATCTCTATTTGACCACTACGGATCTGGTTGCTTATTGTTGTTACAGCCATGAGGCCCGAAGAGCAAAATCTGTTGATACTTTGGATTGGCACTGTGTCTGGAATGCCTGCTGCCAATGCTGCAGCTCGGGCGTGGTACATGGCGTCTGGGGCTAAAACAACACCAACGCAGATGTCACCGATCGTTGAAGGGTCGATTTTCGAGTGAGATATGGAATGCTAGTATAGGATGTCTTCTTAATATCGCTCCCATACTCAACGGTTTCCCGAGTGACGTACTTTGAACGTTTCCAACAGGAGTTCATCGGTTCTGTGAGCGGAGAGGGTTGTCAGGCTCTGAAATCTAGTTTGGAAGCGAACAGCGCATACGTTGCATCTTTAAACCCTCCTTTCCTTGCTTTGCAAAGTGGTGAACGTATGGCCATGGTGATAACGACATCATCTGGGTTCTTGCGTTCAAGGGCATCAACTCCAGAAGCTCCAACTAAGTGAGCAGCGATCTGTTTGACCCGGTTCATGGTAAAGGAAATGTAGGGATAAGGCAAGGTTGTGGACCTGTGCTACCCGATGATAAACATTACAGTCACTCCGATCATCAACGCATTTGACACATTCATTATGACAAAGGAGATCCTCAAATACATTGTGGAACATAGATACGACGGCCGTTCTGACTCTATTCTCGGCGTAAGATTTCACACTTTTCGAAAGGTTTACGCCTTTTCGTTCACCGAGTCTGAACGCCTTTCCATACCTTCTTCAAATTCCTTAGGTTCTTCCACCACTCTAGCCAGAGTCTCCTCTTCAAACTTCCTTCCACACCTTTCTGGTCCAAAAGCGGTGGTGACTGCAATCCCGATAGCTATGATGGCAGTCGCAACGCCCATCACGGGTCCATAACCATCCACTCGCTTTCCGGACTTCGATGTGACGAAAGTCTTCTCAGCAATAGCGTTTACAATTTGAGTGGATGGCGAGGAAATCATGTTACCAAGCTGGTAGGTGAGACCTGTAGAAAGCAGTCAGCCATGTTGAACAGACCTACTTAGAGCACTGAGGCATACCAGGGAAAGTTGAACGGTAAGCAGCGGGAGAAAGTTCGTTCAGATGGATGGGAATGACGCCCCACGCGCCTTGAACAAAGAATTGCATGAAGAAACCAGAGGCAGAAAGCGATCTTTCACCCTCGGGGAGAATCCAGGCCGGAATTAAACAGCCACTGAGTAGTGCAGCCACGACGATCGCACGTCGGCGTCCAAAGAACTGTGAGAGGTAACCGATGATAGTGCCGCCCACACAGGCGCCTACTTTCATCAGTATACTTGCGCGGCTCGCACCACTGTTCGCCAGTTCCTTCTGTGTCAGCATGAAGGTGGTGTATGAATCTTGCGAAGTATGCGAGTAGTAGTTGAACCACGTCATGAGAATGATAGCATAGATACAAAGCTTCCACTCCTTTGCAATCATATCCCTCGTTTCTGTCCAGAAAACGCCAGGGGCCCTGGCTTTCTTGCCCGTTTTTTTAGCATTGATGAATTGCTGAGACTCAGGGAAGCAACAACGAAGGAGGCCAACTCCGAAACTAAGGCCGGCTCCGGCCCAAAAGACAGTCATCCAACTGTCTGTACTTCCCCCAACTCCCAAATTGGCACATGCTGCAAGAACGTATCCTAGCGAGTATCCTTGCTGAAGAATACCACTAATCAAGCCTCTCGCAGGTCCTCTGTCCGTGATGGACTGTTAACGGCAGAATCGAACACGGAATGGAAGAATGCACTCACGGGCAGTTTTCTAGCGCCATCGCAATTGCATTTCCGTAAACGCCTCCCATAAATAGTCCGAACAGACTGCGAACGGCCAGGAACTGCTGAAAAGTAGCACAATAGATGGTGGCGATCTGCAAGACGCCAAGGACGATCATGTTGAACACCATGGGCCATTTTCGCCCATATCTGTCCCCGGCCAAACCGAAAAAGGCAGCACCGACTGAACGAAGGAGGAGTGTGAGGGTAATGGCAGTTGAGATGTTGGTGTTAGAGGTCCTGAAGTATTTGGCAAACTTGACTGTCTGTATAGACAACGAGTGAAAGTCGAAGGCGTCGGCTGTCCATGCAGAAAGCCCGGCCAGGAAGAAGATCCAGTCCTTGAAGCTGAGAAGCGCACAAAGACTGAAGGGGTTCCGGATGGGATCCAGGGCCTGCCATTCAGTTCGGACTTCGCCGTTTTCATCGACAACCTCGACACGGCGTTTGAGCTTGAATAGGTCACCGAAGGCTTGTATCGCGGTTGGCACGATGCCCTTAGCTATGGGCTCGGCTGGTTCATATATCGACGACATGGAGTAGAAGTGAAGGATCGACGCTTGGGCAATGAATGGGACGTGGATGAGGATTTGGGGAACTTTTTATATCCCTTTCCCGGCCCTTTTCAATTCATCGTCTATCTCCACGCTCCATGTGTAGAGACCGCTTCAGAAAGAGAGATCCGGTCTTATGAGGTCCTATGACTTTCCAGTGACCTGTCGTTTTACAGCGCGTTGTACATGGCCAAGATAACCAAGAGGTCCAAGACATCACAGAGCGGTGTCATGACAGGGCAAACAATTCAAAGCTAACTGGATTTGTGGACTGTTCTGTCGTCTGTCGTCATCAGTAGGGGCAATAGAGAAACAGCACTGTGTTAAAATGGGTTGCAAACGGTAGAAATGCACCTGGTTATCAACTTTGGAGATCAGCACCAGTGCTGGTATGTGGTGACCATCCTCGCTAAGCAGAACAGAAGGTCAGAGGCGAAGGAAATTACATAGAGTTCCAAGGAGCACGTGCCCGCGTCTGGGTTCTTCCGGTGATGGTCTTTATCCTCCCCTTAGTCCTCTCTTACATCGCATTAGTCTGGTTCATTGTCCTTTGGGCTATCTGGGTGCTGGGATGCTGGACAGCGTGGGTCTCTTTATCTGCTACTTGGCTGCTCTAATACCAGTTTAGGCGCAAAAGATACAGACTGAGGCCAAGGTCGcctacctccacctccactccTTCTGATGTTCCAGGCGTATCGATCCTCAGGCCCCTCAAGGGCCTGGATACCAACCTTTACGAAAATCTCGAGTCTACTTTCACACAGGAATATCCCAATTTTGAAATCTTACTTTCCGTAGCCGACGAAAATGACCAAGCACTTCGTGTCGCTCGTGAATTGATTGCGAAATATCCAAGGGTCAATGCAAAGATAGTTACTGGTGCGTCCTTTACAGGTTTCTCTTTCCGCGGCTGTATTTAACTATGTTTAGGAGACGAAACTGTCGGTGTGAATCCCAAAGTTAACAACCTGATGCGTTCGTACCACCTCGCTGCCAACGATATTCTCTGGGTTATAGACTCCAACGTTACCGCCCTGCCGGGTACACTCGCTCGTGCAGTCGATGCGCTGCAGAGTTGTACACGCTCAGGCAAACGAATCGGGCTTGTTCACCACGTCCCGTTCGCCTATTCAACAGAGTCGAAGATAGGTTCTCGCATTGAAGAGGCATTCCTCAATACCAACCACGCCAAGATGTACCTGGCTATCAATACGGTCGCGGTGGAGTCCTGCGTGGTTGGTAAATCAAACCTCTATCGGCGTTCCGACCTTGATCGTGTGAACGGATCGTTGCGACCCATCAAATCTGCTGATACCACGAACAGACGACAGGAAGGCCTGTACGGTCTTCCCGCGTTCGGAAAGTTCATGGCGGAAGACAACATGATTGCCAGTGCCTTTTGGCATGAGCTGGGACTACGACACGATCTGTCTTGCGACGTCGCACATAACATCGTTGGCAGTATGTCCTTCAATGACTACGTATGGAGACGAGTGCGGTGGATTCGTGTCCGGAAACATATGGTCCTCCTTGCTACCTTACTCGAACCCTTTACGGAATCGATTCTATTGGCCGCCATAGGCAGCTTTGCGGTGAACAACTTATTTGGTTTCCCTCTTTGGATCTTCAATACGATCCATTTCTCGCTTTTGCTATACGTCGATCTGGACGTGTATGTGTCGCTAGCTGGGCACCCCCTACCTGCAGCGATACGGTGGCAGTTTCTGGCGGGATGGGTAGCACGAGAAGTATTGAGTTTTCCCATTTTCTTTCTCGCGATTTTTGGTGATGAGGTGGTGTGGAGAGGGACAACATACAGGATGCGTCGAAATGGAGAGGTCGAGCATATTAGACCGGGGGCAAAAGAGGGAATACTTATGCGTTGGATCCATTCGTTAAGGAAACCTCAATATGAGCGGCTTGACGCTGAAACACCTCCGGAATAGATCACAAAGTCCGTCCATTAATCTAGATCAATACATTGTTATAGGGTACAGGTCCTTTAATTACACGAAATGATACAAGTATATTTACAGTAACGAGAGAGCATTGATTAGAACAACATTAAGTAGATGCTAGTTTATGTCGAAAGCATTCCAAAAGAAAGCAAGAAGGAAAGACAATGTTCAGTGTGAGGTGTGTGAAAGTGAgtcgttctcttcctcccaACGAAGAAGTTTCATCAATCTGAAATGGAATATCATCAGAGCAGCCTCGAATAATTCATCAGACCACTCTGAGGACAACTCCACGGCCATGGGCCGGACGCGTATGTTTTCACCTAGGTTGGTTTTCCAATTGACGAAGTCGCCGCCTTTATTTTTTTGGCGTTCATTGGAGAACCAGTGTTTGACTTGGTTGAATGATCTGTGGCAAAAGTGTTAGCACTAGCTAGGTCAGAGAACAAGAGATGCGTGGCACACCGATGTATCACTATCGCGATGAGAGCCATCCAATGCTCCTTCGGGTAATTCGTGATTTCGTCGTAGACCATCCGCAAGACACGCAGCTGGCGAGGGTTGGCTGGTGAGTTCTCCACCGTTTTGATCCTCAACGCGCGATTCATTATTTCCTGCCTGTGAGGTTGTATTGCGGCTTTGGCACACTTCTGCAAAGAGGTTGGTTTTGATGATTTGTGGCAAGCTTTGCGCGGGGTTTTCGTATTGTTGGGACAAGACAGACTGCTGTCACGTCCGACCGAGTCGTCGAAGGATGACGATGCAGATGATAAAGGTCGGGGACTGCCGCTGAGATGACCGTATGTGATAGCGGTTTTTCGCTGGCTCAGACGCTTTGAGCAGCGAgttggtgaaggtgaagtGCTGGTACGTTTAGGGTTAGATATGGAGTTGGAGCCAATGGCAATGCCAGCAAGGAATTGGAGAGGATCGTTTGCAGAAATGGAAGACAAAGGGGGCGAAGGTGATAGAGAAAATGAGGACATGGTGGGTATGAATTCGTGAAAAATGAGGGTATAAGGGCGTAAATGTGCGACTAGCGCAAGAGTAAAGAATGACAGTGTTGTGAATGAGTGGCGAGAGTTAtggtgaagaaagaagaatggTTTTGTACCATCATGCTCGCGGTGTCGGCTAATGTGCCCGATATTGTTTTCTGCTTCAGAATCATCTCATCAAATGAGAACAAGGTCTCTCAAAGGTCCTTTGTATAGCTACCAGGTCCACTACTAGGCTCTTTGTATTTTGTTTTCATTTGTCTTCAGCTGTACTCGAgaacaaaaaaaacacaCACACGCTACAATGCTTCCATGTATGATCCGCATGCTAGCGGTGCAGCTCGCCAGGATATCCATGAATAACTCAGTCACTGCTTGGCCGGAGGGTAGTCATTCAGAAAGATGTTCCGCAGGGAAGGTTTTTACTTTCCTGACAACTTGACCGGCGGCAGTCATCATGTTCTGCTCAGGCATGTATTGATGCCATGTTCCATACCTATTACCATCAACTCTCCACCCTTACTACATTGCTGTCCTCCGCATTTTACTCTAGTGCTCACTTGAGCTACCTCAAGTCTATAGATCCGCAATGTCTCAACAACAGCGTATTATCGACTCTGTTTTCTCCAAAAATGGGGAAACCTACATCGCTCACATCAAAATCTGGGAAGATAATCCTGAGAACGGAGGGAAAAAACCAAGATATATTCTGCTCTCGCGTATGTTACTCCAATGAGCCAGAACAGGTCTCGTAATGATCATATTGAGCAGAGGCGAGCAACGGTAATGGTTTTATCCACAAGTCCAAGTTGAACACCAACGGCACTTTCTCCGTTGGCAAGACGTGGAGACTCGCAGAACTGAGGGGACTACAGGTCATCAGTGTTCGTCATTTGCCTTCAGTTCATCGCGACAATGGCTAATCGCTTTCCTCCTCAACACTACAGCCTCAGGCCTTCAATATAACTCTCGCCAGAACATACAAATGGCAAACGGAGAACGAACGAGATCAGGAAAGTTTTCTGAGAGCAATCGTCAGACTTCACCAAGCAGTGACTGGAGGATTACCACCTTTGAAATTGGAGGGGTTGGGTGAAAGTTCTCAACGTGCGATATTAGCATTCCGAGTTTTGATGCGTACTGAAGATTTCATGTAGCCGGCCGTCAAAAAATACAAAGCGATTATTTGAAGTCGAACAGACCTTCTTCCCCAGACACCCCGCCATCGAGAAGAGCAAGATCACGGCCTCAAACACCTCAGAATGACCGCGAACCTGAACCCCAGCGAACCCCTCCAACAGCACGAAATGGCATGCCATCCCGACCAGTATCACCCACTGCTTCGACACGCCCTTCCAGTCGTCACAGAGAAGCTCAATCTCAAAGCAGTACCTTACGCCCTCCACGATCCTCGAATACCACCAATCCTTCGATAAATGGCTCATTCAATGGCGAAACACGAGGCATCCCAATTACCCGAACTGCGACAGACAACACCGTCTCATCCGTGTCTCGCCATTCACTCGAAGAATCTCCTCGCACGAACACACCACCTCGATCACGGCCTGCTTCCCCTGCTTCTTCCAGTCGCTCACGCAAACCTCGTGCACCTCCTCCCACCGAACCACCACCGCCGAGGCGTGAACAGAACACTCGAATATCATTCTTTGATCCTGCAAATCAAGCTGCTATCGATCGTTTACTCTCTGGTTCTAGTGAAGCCgagggggaagaagaaaacgcaGTAGCTACGATGTCCAATGTAGAAGAGATGATTGAGGGCTATGAATGGGCCAGTGATGATGTAATGGGTCGAAAGACTGCAAGGGGAGCTGCTGATCTGATCGAAGAACGTCTACTGGATGAGTTAATGGCTTTAGAGAAGGTTTGAGTCGCAAGTAATTTGACGACGGGGCCAGGTCTGATTTCTGACATACAGGCAAACATTCATTCTTTCCTAGAGTCGGACGACCGTGTCGCACTCGTTCTGGAATATATGGATAAAGCAATAGCCGAACTGGATAACATTGATGGTCTTGTCTCAACCTACAAAATCCACATGAATGTTCGAATTTTTCCTTTTGTTTCATGTACATCGCTGACCATGCGCAGGCTGTTAGCGACGATATCTCTTTCATCCAGTCCCAAAACAGAGGTTTGCAGGTACAGATCCAGAATCAAAGGGCTCTTCTGGGTGAACTTGAGAATCTTCTCGTGAGTCATTTAGTCACTGTGATCTGTTGAAATACCCACATGAGTGGACAATCAGAAAACAGTGCAAGTAGATAGGGAGGTCCTCTTA
Proteins encoded in this window:
- a CDS encoding uncharacterized protein (CAZy:GT21), which translates into the protein MVFILPLVLSYIALVWFIVLWAIWVLGCWTARKRYRLRPRSPTSTSTPSDVPGVSILRPLKGLDTNLYENLESTFTQEYPNFEILLSVADENDQALRVARELIAKYPRVNAKIVTGDETVGVNPKVNNLMRSYHLAANDILWVIDSNVTALPGTLARAVDALQSCTRSGKRIGLVHHVPFAYSTESKIGSRIEEAFLNTNHAKMYLAINTVAVESCVVGKSNLYRRSDLDRVNGSLRPIKSADTTNRRQEGLYGLPAFGKFMAEDNMIASAFWHELGLRHDLSCDVAHNIVGSMSFNDYVWRRVRWIRVRKHMVLLATLLEPFTESILLAAIGSFAVNNLFGFPLWIFNTIHFSLLLYVDLDVYVSLAGHPLPAAIRWQFLAGWVAREVLSFPIFFLAIFGDEVVWRGTTYRMRRNGEVEHIRPGAKEGILMRWIHSLRKPQYERLDAETPPE